In one Verrucomicrobiia bacterium genomic region, the following are encoded:
- the mpl gene encoding UDP-N-acetylmuramate:L-alanyl-gamma-D-glutamyl-meso-diaminopimelate ligase, which translates to MASVAVAMKERGFVVSGSDRDVYPPMSGFLADRGVEVMNGYAEANLAHRPDLVVIGNAISRGNPEAEAVLERKLRYCSLPEVLSHFFLQGRRSIVVTGTHGKTTTTSLLAWLFESHGHQPSFLIGGIPENLGQGARFTDSEWCILEGDEYDSAFFDKRSKFVHYRPEVAIVNNLEMDHADIFDSVAAIQRSFSHFIRLIPRNGLLLANGDDPLVAPLLAEAVHYPAKRFGLGEANEFRATALQLDPDRSRFTLSGTAFHLPLTGEFNVRNALAVAACARHCGFTDAQIQVAFDSFRGIKRRMETRGEAGGITVVDDFGHHPTAIRETVRALRVRFRGRRLWAVFEPRSNTTRRNVFQEELVDALECADEVVLAEVARLEQLPVEQRLNPERLMEDLRRRGRDAAYLPTVDAIVEHVARHAVPGDVVCVFSNGGFGGIHARLLARLGAAPA; encoded by the coding sequence ATGGCCTCCGTCGCCGTCGCCATGAAGGAACGCGGTTTCGTCGTCTCCGGCTCCGACCGCGACGTGTACCCGCCGATGTCAGGCTTCCTCGCCGATCGCGGGGTCGAGGTGATGAACGGTTACGCCGAGGCCAACCTCGCCCACCGGCCCGACCTGGTGGTCATCGGCAACGCCATCTCCCGCGGCAACCCGGAGGCCGAGGCCGTCCTCGAACGAAAACTCCGGTACTGTTCCCTCCCCGAGGTCCTCAGCCATTTCTTCCTCCAGGGCCGTCGCTCCATCGTCGTCACCGGGACCCACGGCAAAACCACCACCACCTCCCTTCTCGCCTGGCTCTTCGAATCCCACGGCCACCAGCCCAGCTTCCTCATCGGCGGCATCCCCGAGAACCTCGGGCAGGGCGCCCGCTTCACCGACAGCGAATGGTGCATCCTCGAAGGCGACGAGTACGACTCCGCCTTCTTCGACAAACGCAGCAAGTTCGTCCACTACCGCCCCGAGGTGGCCATCGTCAACAACCTCGAAATGGATCACGCCGACATCTTCGACAGCGTCGCCGCCATCCAGCGCTCCTTCAGCCATTTCATCCGCCTCATCCCCCGCAACGGACTCCTCCTCGCCAACGGCGACGATCCTCTCGTCGCCCCGCTGCTCGCCGAGGCCGTTCATTACCCGGCCAAACGCTTCGGCCTCGGCGAAGCCAACGAGTTCCGTGCCACCGCCCTCCAACTCGACCCCGACCGCTCCCGCTTCACCCTCTCCGGGACCGCCTTCCACCTCCCGCTCACCGGCGAGTTCAATGTCCGCAACGCCCTCGCGGTCGCCGCCTGCGCCCGCCATTGCGGCTTCACCGATGCCCAAATCCAGGTCGCCTTCGATTCCTTCCGCGGCATCAAACGCCGCATGGAAACCCGCGGCGAGGCGGGCGGAATCACCGTCGTGGACGACTTCGGCCACCATCCCACCGCCATCCGCGAAACCGTCCGCGCCCTCCGCGTCCGCTTCCGCGGACGCCGCCTCTGGGCGGTCTTCGAACCCCGCTCCAACACCACCCGCCGCAATGTCTTCCAGGAGGAACTCGTGGATGCCCTCGAATGCGCCGACGAAGTCGTCCTCGCCGAAGTCGCCCGCCTCGAACAACTCCCCGTCGAGCAGCGCCTCAATCCGGAACGCCTGATGGAGGATCTCCGCCGCCGTGGGCGCGATGCCGCCTACCTGCCCACCGTGGACGCCATCGTCGAGCACGTCGCCCGCCACGCCGTCCCCGGCGACGTCGTCTGCGTCTTCAGCAATGGCGGTTTCGGGGGCATCCACGCCAGGCTCCTCGCCCGTCTCGGCGCCGCCCCCGCCTGA
- a CDS encoding class I SAM-dependent methyltransferase, whose amino-acid sequence MAESNKSRNGDPVGAVVCPLCGATEGTVLEHVPVRALDHEYRRQMGVSVLEEFGSGVTELVLMRCGTCGLEWFRPTIAGSAGFYERLGVNEQYYSTTRWEFTETLRRLPADPDLIDVGCGDGFFLNLVPGARRRGIEYNPDAARRAREKGLPVEETRIEALPASSADTVTLFQVLEHVPRPREVLSALERVLRPGGRLFVAVPNNDGWVGRAPANPLNAPPHHPLRWRSEALRHVPRLTGLGLEDLVEEPLAPEHRLHYRRARALERMAGLLGWEMPRYGVSPAAVAARKVATLWATLSLRLRATEDAGVAPGHSLLAVYRKPC is encoded by the coding sequence ATGGCCGAATCGAACAAAAGTCGTAATGGGGACCCGGTGGGGGCGGTTGTCTGCCCGCTGTGCGGGGCCACGGAGGGGACCGTGCTGGAACACGTCCCGGTGCGGGCGCTGGACCACGAGTACCGGCGCCAGATGGGGGTGTCGGTGCTGGAGGAGTTCGGGAGCGGGGTGACCGAGCTGGTGCTGATGCGGTGCGGCACCTGCGGGCTGGAGTGGTTTCGCCCGACGATCGCCGGTTCGGCGGGGTTTTACGAGCGATTGGGGGTGAACGAGCAGTACTACTCGACCACCCGGTGGGAGTTCACGGAGACGCTGCGCCGGCTGCCGGCGGATCCCGACCTGATCGACGTGGGATGCGGCGACGGCTTTTTTCTGAACCTGGTGCCGGGGGCGCGGCGGCGGGGCATCGAGTACAACCCGGACGCGGCGCGGCGGGCGCGGGAGAAGGGGTTGCCGGTCGAGGAGACCCGCATCGAGGCGCTGCCGGCATCCAGTGCGGACACGGTGACGTTGTTCCAGGTGCTCGAACATGTGCCGCGCCCGCGGGAGGTGTTGTCCGCGCTCGAGCGGGTGTTGCGACCCGGGGGCCGGCTGTTTGTGGCGGTGCCGAACAACGACGGGTGGGTGGGCCGGGCGCCGGCGAACCCGCTGAACGCGCCGCCCCATCATCCGTTGCGCTGGCGTTCGGAGGCCTTGCGCCACGTGCCGAGGCTGACCGGGTTGGGGCTCGAGGATCTGGTGGAGGAGCCGCTGGCGCCGGAGCACCGGCTGCATTACCGCCGGGCGAGGGCGCTGGAGCGGATGGCCGGCTTGCTGGGTTGGGAAATGCCGCGTTACGGGGTTTCCCCGGCCGCCGTGGCAGCGCGGAAGGTGGCGACCCTGTGGGCGACGTTGTCGCTTCGGCTGC